One region of Candidatus Methylomirabilota bacterium genomic DNA includes:
- a CDS encoding amidase: MSDLHFKSARQLASDIRRGKVSAVEVLDAFLARVDRFNPTLNAIVAMDREGARRRAKQADAALRKGKSWGPLHGVPMTIKESYDVVGLPTTWGLPALKDNLPPRHALAVDRLLAAGVVLFGKTNVPSWLADYQSYNPIYGVTNNPWDVSRTPGGSSGGSSAALAAGLTGLEAGSDIGSSIRNPAHYCGVYGHKPTFGIVPPRGQALPGRVAQGDISVVGPMARSAEDLAIALSVMAGADEIDGVGWRLDLPAPKRKTLREFRVAVMLTDAQSEVDEEVQTRLRALADFLRKTKARVSETARPDIDTAEAQRHYIFLLRAATSGRQTDEEYRQNLEIARGLLPDDERYYARMMRANVASHREWLAANEARHQMRWRWAEFFRDWDLLLCPAAASAAFPHDHEGERYERTVLINGRRVPTTDQLFWAGYGGVAYLPSTVAPCGFTRAGLPVGVQIVGPQYGDRTCIEFARLLEREFQGFVPPPDYR, encoded by the coding sequence ATGAGCGATCTTCATTTCAAGAGTGCCCGGCAGCTCGCCTCCGACATCCGGCGCGGCAAGGTCAGCGCGGTCGAGGTCCTCGACGCGTTCCTGGCCCGCGTCGATCGCTTCAATCCCACGCTGAACGCGATCGTCGCCATGGACCGGGAGGGCGCGCGGCGCCGCGCGAAGCAGGCCGACGCGGCGCTGCGGAAGGGCAAGTCGTGGGGCCCGCTGCACGGCGTGCCGATGACCATCAAGGAGTCGTACGACGTCGTCGGCCTGCCCACCACGTGGGGGCTGCCTGCCCTGAAGGACAACCTGCCGCCGCGCCACGCGCTCGCGGTGGACCGCCTCCTCGCCGCCGGCGTGGTGCTGTTCGGCAAGACCAACGTGCCGTCGTGGCTGGCCGACTACCAGAGCTACAACCCCATCTACGGCGTCACGAACAATCCCTGGGACGTGTCGCGGACGCCGGGCGGCTCGTCGGGCGGCTCCTCGGCCGCGCTCGCCGCCGGCCTCACCGGGCTCGAGGCGGGCAGCGACATCGGCTCGTCCATTCGCAATCCCGCGCACTACTGCGGCGTCTACGGCCACAAGCCCACGTTCGGCATCGTGCCGCCGCGCGGGCAGGCCCTGCCCGGGCGCGTGGCCCAGGGCGACATCTCGGTGGTCGGCCCGATGGCCCGCAGCGCGGAGGACCTGGCGATCGCGCTCTCGGTGATGGCCGGGGCCGACGAGATCGACGGCGTCGGCTGGCGGCTCGACCTGCCCGCGCCGAAGCGGAAGACGCTGCGCGAGTTCCGGGTCGCGGTGATGCTGACCGACGCCCAGTCGGAGGTGGACGAGGAGGTGCAGACGCGGCTGCGGGCGCTCGCCGATTTCCTTCGCAAGACCAAGGCCCGGGTCAGCGAGACCGCGCGGCCCGACATCGACACCGCGGAGGCGCAGCGGCACTACATCTTCCTCCTGCGCGCCGCCACCTCGGGGCGGCAGACCGACGAGGAGTACCGGCAGAACCTCGAGATCGCGCGCGGCCTGCTTCCGGACGACGAGCGCTACTACGCGCGGATGATGCGCGCCAACGTGGCCTCGCACCGCGAGTGGCTCGCGGCCAACGAGGCGCGCCACCAGATGCGCTGGCGCTGGGCCGAGTTCTTCCGCGACTGGGACCTGCTGCTCTGCCCCGCCGCCGCGTCGGCCGCCTTCCCGCACGACCACGAGGGCGAGCGGTACGAGCGCACCGTGCTCATCAACGGGCGCCGAGTGCCGACCACCGACCAGCTCTTCTGGGCCGGCTACGGCGGCGTGGCCTACCTGCCGTCCACCGTCGCGCCGTGCGGCTTCACCCGCGCCGGTCTGCCGGTGGGAGTCCAGATCGTGGGCCCGCAGTACGGCGATCGCACGTGCATCGAGTTCGCGCGGCTGCTCGAGCGCGAGTTCCAGGGCTTCGTACCCCCGCCCGACTATCGCTGA
- a CDS encoding SIMPL domain-containing protein (The SIMPL domain is named for its presence in mouse protein SIMPL (signalling molecule that associates with mouse pelle-like kinase). Bacterial member BP26, from Brucella, was shown to assemble into a channel-like structure, while YggE from E. coli has been associated with resistance to oxidative stress.) translates to MSARLGLALALLVALAASACVAVAPNDGAPRRASTVTVAGSGTVSATPDQAEITTGVVTQAATAAQAMAANSQAMERLLQSLANLGIGPRDIQTTNISVSPQRRAPKEGQPPEITGYEVSNQVRVKVRDLARLGQVLDRQVSQGANLVYGIHFGLQEPAPLLDEARKRAMADARRRADLYAAAAGLKVGRVLSVQEAGVAPPGPGPAPRIAMSAAIPVAPGEQEIQASVTVTFTLDP, encoded by the coding sequence GTGAGCGCGCGGCTCGGGCTCGCGCTCGCGCTGCTCGTGGCGCTCGCCGCGTCGGCGTGCGTGGCGGTGGCGCCCAACGACGGAGCGCCGCGGCGAGCCTCCACCGTCACGGTGGCGGGATCCGGCACGGTGTCGGCGACGCCGGACCAGGCCGAGATCACCACCGGCGTGGTGACGCAGGCCGCGACGGCGGCGCAGGCGATGGCCGCCAACAGCCAGGCGATGGAGCGGCTGCTGCAGTCGCTCGCCAATCTGGGCATCGGACCGCGCGACATCCAGACCACCAACATCAGCGTGTCCCCGCAGCGCCGCGCGCCCAAGGAAGGTCAGCCCCCCGAGATCACCGGCTACGAGGTGAGCAATCAGGTCCGGGTGAAGGTCCGCGACCTCGCGCGCCTCGGGCAGGTGCTCGATCGGCAGGTGAGCCAGGGCGCCAATCTCGTCTACGGCATCCACTTCGGCCTGCAGGAGCCGGCGCCGCTGCTCGACGAGGCCCGCAAGCGCGCGATGGCCGACGCGCGACGCCGGGCCGACCTCTACGCCGCCGCGGCGGGCCTGAAGGTCGGGCGCGTGCTGTCGGTGCAGGAAGCGGGCGTCGCGCCGCCCGGGCCGGGCCCGGCTCCGCGCATCGCCATGTCCGCCGCGATACCGGTGGCGCCCGGCGAGCAGGAGATCCAGGCCTCGGTGACCGTGACGTTCACCCTCGACCCGTGA
- a CDS encoding cyclic nucleotide-binding domain-containing protein, which yields MELTGKGGYRHILAASVVFEHLPPAALDHIIARGLLVETTTGELLLSEGTRGPGLYVVLEGLVEVFLPEGSGGRSRRLSEVHLNTLGPGRCLGEYSLIDEHATSAAARSLAGAKLFFLSREEFRIIAEGDARVGKVIYLNLLRFLITRLRAKDEELDLFTVGTP from the coding sequence ATGGAGCTCACCGGCAAGGGGGGCTATCGGCACATCCTCGCCGCCTCGGTGGTCTTCGAGCACTTGCCGCCGGCCGCGCTCGACCACATCATCGCGCGCGGACTGCTGGTCGAGACGACCACCGGCGAGCTCCTGCTCTCCGAGGGCACGCGCGGACCCGGGCTCTACGTCGTGCTCGAAGGCCTCGTCGAGGTGTTCCTGCCCGAGGGGTCGGGCGGCCGGTCGCGGCGCCTCAGCGAGGTGCATCTCAACACGCTGGGCCCCGGCCGTTGTCTCGGTGAATACTCGCTGATCGACGAGCACGCCACCTCGGCGGCGGCGCGATCGCTCGCGGGCGCGAAGCTGTTCTTCCTGTCGCGCGAGGAGTTCCGCATCATCGCGGAGGGTGACGCGCGGGTGGGCAAAGTGATCTACCTCAACCTCCTGCGCTTCCTCATCACGCGGCTGCGGGCCAAGGACGAGGAGCTGGATCTGTTCACGGTGGGCACGCCGTGA